One part of the Thermodesulfobacterium commune DSM 2178 genome encodes these proteins:
- a CDS encoding IS256 family transposase, with translation MKNLDLDLEKVLSEISKIESKEGIKMAAALLLNALMKKEREIFLRDSIDNKANGYYERQLACFLGNLGISVPRDRKSEFRPAILPPEWQKADESFQDFILNLVLQSYSPNKIKALLQSMKLPYSPEQIEEIKEELYNQAKELKTKELPENLFAMFIDAYHTQIKDTEANRIRKAVIYNIIGIDMEGRKNLLSYYIYFGSETKEDWLQILNDLIKRGVKRVMVIVSDDFPGLAQAIKALFPETDHQLCFVHMQRNINRNMSKQDAKKFYEELSIIKRIEEYERALIRFEELCKSYEKKYPAYIKGLLKKKEHYFVYKKYPEGVRRYIYTTNVVENINSRIELIRVNTGGYFQSIKTAEVAIYITVSRIQKTRWQKPLPLIKSALYELRQMFVKRFYKETQFS, from the coding sequence ATGAAAAACTTAGACTTAGATTTAGAAAAAGTTTTAAGTGAAATCTCAAAAATTGAATCAAAAGAGGGTATCAAAATGGCTGCTGCACTCCTCTTAAACGCTCTCATGAAAAAAGAAAGAGAAATATTCCTTAGAGATAGTATTGATAATAAAGCTAATGGTTACTATGAAAGACAACTTGCCTGTTTCTTAGGTAACCTTGGTATCTCTGTCCCAAGAGATAGAAAATCTGAATTCAGACCTGCTATTCTTCCTCCTGAATGGCAAAAAGCTGATGAATCTTTCCAGGACTTTATCCTTAACCTCGTTCTCCAAAGCTACTCCCCCAATAAAATCAAAGCCCTCTTGCAATCTATGAAACTTCCCTACTCTCCAGAACAAATAGAAGAAATTAAAGAAGAATTGTATAACCAAGCCAAAGAATTAAAAACCAAAGAATTGCCAGAAAATTTGTTTGCTATGTTTATAGACGCTTATCATACTCAGATAAAAGATACCGAAGCCAACAGAATCAGAAAAGCAGTTATTTATAATATCATCGGAATAGATATGGAGGGAAGAAAAAATTTACTTTCTTATTACATTTATTTTGGTTCAGAGACGAAGGAGGACTGGCTCCAGATACTTAATGATTTGATAAAGAGGGGAGTTAAGAGGGTTATGGTAATAGTGAGTGATGATTTTCCTGGCCTTGCTCAAGCCATAAAAGCCCTTTTTCCTGAGACAGATCATCAGCTTTGTTTTGTACACATGCAAAGGAACATCAACAGGAACATGTCTAAGCAGGATGCTAAAAAATTTTATGAGGAGTTAAGCATTATAAAGAGGATAGAGGAGTATGAGAGGGCCTTAATTAGATTTGAGGAATTATGTAAGAGTTATGAGAAGAAGTATCCAGCTTATATAAAGGGACTTTTGAAAAAGAAGGAGCATTATTTTGTTTATAAGAAATATCCTGAGGGGGTGAGGAGGTATATATACACGACGAATGTGGTTGAGAATATAAATAGCAGGATAGAGCTGATAAGGGTAAATACAGGGGGATATTTTCAATCAATCAAGACAGCAGAGGTTGCGATATACATAACAGTAAGTCGGATTCAGAAAACGAGATGGCAAAAACCACTTCCTTTAATTAAGTCTGCTTTATACGAATTGAGGCAAATGTTTGTAAAGAGATTTTATAAGGAGACACAATTCTCTTGA
- a CDS encoding rhomboid family intramembrane serine protease gives MIPLQDILPRRNPPVMTWFLILLNTLVFFYELSLSTVEREVFFKTWGFIPAIFFDPYFNFLVGFPWYHKFLTLFTHLFIHGGWLHFIGNMWTLWIFGDNVEDRLGPFKFLFFYLVCGILATMLHSFIYPNSVIPLVGASGAISGVMGAYFLLYPLARILVVFPVLFIPLFFEVPAFIFLGLWFLLQFYNGLFSLVLPESFGGVAWFAHIGGFLAGALLYKIFCKRKCRFYRDEYTFFGSFFDIDKP, from the coding sequence ATGATACCCTTACAAGATATCTTACCAAGACGTAACCCCCCAGTAATGACCTGGTTTCTCATTCTTTTGAATACCTTAGTGTTTTTCTATGAACTTTCTTTATCTACTGTAGAAAGAGAAGTCTTTTTTAAAACCTGGGGATTTATACCTGCCATCTTTTTTGATCCTTACTTTAACTTTCTTGTCGGTTTTCCTTGGTATCATAAGTTTTTAACCCTTTTTACCCATCTTTTTATCCACGGAGGTTGGCTTCATTTTATAGGTAACATGTGGACATTATGGATTTTTGGGGATAATGTAGAAGACCGGTTAGGGCCTTTTAAGTTTTTATTTTTTTATTTAGTGTGTGGCATTTTAGCTACGATGCTTCATTCTTTTATCTATCCTAACTCTGTTATTCCTTTGGTAGGAGCCTCTGGTGCTATCTCTGGAGTTATGGGAGCTTACTTTTTATTGTATCCTTTAGCAAGAATTTTGGTAGTTTTTCCGGTGTTGTTTATACCTCTATTTTTTGAGGTCCCTGCCTTCATATTTTTGGGTTTATGGTTTTTGCTTCAGTTTTATAACGGACTTTTTTCCTTGGTTTTACCGGAGAGCTTTGGTGGGGTTGCCTGGTTTGCTCATATAGGTGGTTTTTTGGCAGGAGCCTTGCTATATAAAATTTTCTGTAAAAGAAAATGCAGGTTCTATCGAGATGAATATACCTTTTTTGGTTCCTTTTTTGATATAGACAAACCTTAA
- the lptB gene encoding LPS export ABC transporter ATP-binding protein, translating into MLKAKNLKKSFKKREVVHGVTVEIKKGEMVGLLGPNGAGKTTSFYMIAGFLKPDSGEIWLFDKNITDYDVSERANQGIIYLPQESSVFRKLTVYENFKMVIERLEAKQKEIEEKLDFYIDLFNLREVLHQKAYTLSGGQKRKVEIVRALLVEPSFILLDEPFAGIDPIGIDQLKNIFKTLRERNIGLLISDHNVRETLKICDRAYVIADGQIIGSGTPQQILENETVREKYLGERFKL; encoded by the coding sequence ATGCTCAAAGCAAAAAATTTAAAAAAAAGTTTTAAAAAAAGAGAAGTAGTACATGGAGTTACCGTAGAGATAAAAAAGGGAGAGATGGTAGGTTTGCTTGGTCCTAACGGTGCAGGCAAAACTACCTCGTTTTATATGATTGCTGGTTTTCTTAAACCTGATTCAGGAGAGATATGGCTTTTTGACAAAAACATCACTGATTACGATGTTTCGGAAAGAGCCAATCAAGGTATCATCTATCTTCCTCAGGAAAGTTCTGTTTTTAGAAAACTTACTGTTTATGAAAATTTTAAAATGGTAATAGAACGTTTAGAAGCAAAACAAAAAGAAATAGAAGAAAAGCTTGATTTTTATATAGATCTTTTTAATTTAAGGGAAGTCCTTCATCAAAAGGCCTATACCCTTTCTGGGGGACAAAAAAGGAAGGTAGAAATAGTCAGAGCCCTTTTGGTCGAGCCTTCCTTTATCCTTCTTGATGAGCCTTTTGCAGGGATTGACCCGATAGGAATTGACCAGTTAAAAAACATTTTTAAAACGTTAAGAGAACGCAATATCGGCCTTTTAATTTCTGACCATAACGTTAGAGAGACGTTAAAAATATGTGATAGGGCTTACGTGATAGCTGACGGTCAAATCATCGGATCAGGGACCCCTCAACAAATCTTAGAAAACGAAACCGTTAGAGAAAAATATTTAGGCGAAAGGTTTAAACTTTAG
- a CDS encoding methyl-accepting chemotaxis protein gives MGERGKNVLDGLSLSKKIFVLALVSILLVYSIVAAVLYFQTSSSIKKKELATLNLEFKTIIHELQTFDQFARYLADRFMNVFMSLGPSISNPTNDVCDRFTAITGGSVATIFKREGEDFLRVATSLKKEDGTRAVGTFLGKSHPGYELLMRGEPYVGKATLFGKEYMTKYVPVKDSSGNVIGVFFIGFDITSVMNEFKNYLGSLKIGERGFVSVYDVSKGEPKLIAGKDLGKENLEKLSKAREGEALETKINGEKHVSIAQVYPGFKWLISINVPKSQIYGVSYTFRNVMFVLNVLAAIAIGILIYVVTQRSLTPIPDMAAKLGEVAKGDFSRVGFGKGYRNRKDEIGLIAQAIIKVEEFTQGLVKQIKSSAETIYEVIGNLLSNVDAVKKKIDLQTNQANQIAAAVEEMSATIADVAKNAHYAQELANKSQKVSEEGARLADESMVIIHETTQATDELKKTLDTLNTRVNEIGDIVGLIKDIADQTNLLALNATIEAARAGEHGKGFAVVAGEVRKLAEKTIKATEDIANRILAVQQESKNSMDNMNTTVEKVGKALDALTKIKDVLENIAQSSIQVRDAINQIAAATEEQSVASNQVAQAAIQSSQLAVEVKELNDRVVEEIEVLKNVIMELNKAIEGVKV, from the coding sequence ATGGGAGAAAGGGGTAAAAATGTTTTAGATGGTTTATCTTTAAGTAAAAAGATTTTTGTTTTAGCTCTTGTTTCTATTTTGTTAGTGTATTCTATAGTTGCGGCTGTTCTTTATTTTCAAACAAGTTCTTCCATAAAAAAGAAAGAACTTGCAACCTTAAACCTTGAATTTAAAACGATTATCCATGAACTACAAACCTTTGACCAGTTTGCAAGGTATTTAGCTGACCGTTTTATGAATGTTTTTATGTCTTTGGGACCAAGTATTAGTAATCCTACCAACGATGTCTGTGATAGGTTTACTGCTATCACAGGTGGAAGTGTAGCAACCATTTTTAAAAGAGAAGGGGAGGATTTTTTAAGAGTTGCAACCTCTCTTAAGAAAGAAGACGGAACCCGTGCGGTTGGAACTTTTTTAGGAAAGTCTCATCCTGGATATGAACTTTTGATGAGAGGTGAACCTTATGTAGGAAAGGCTACCCTTTTTGGTAAAGAATATATGACTAAATATGTACCTGTCAAAGATTCGAGCGGAAATGTAATCGGTGTATTTTTCATAGGTTTTGATATCACTTCTGTTATGAATGAGTTCAAAAATTATTTAGGTAGTCTTAAGATAGGAGAAAGAGGGTTTGTGTCTGTGTATGATGTTTCAAAAGGAGAACCTAAACTTATTGCTGGAAAAGATTTAGGAAAAGAAAATTTAGAAAAGCTATCAAAAGCAAGAGAAGGAGAAGCTTTAGAAACAAAGATAAACGGGGAAAAACATGTCTCTATAGCTCAAGTTTATCCTGGTTTTAAATGGTTAATTTCTATCAACGTTCCTAAGAGTCAAATTTATGGGGTGTCTTATACTTTTAGAAATGTCATGTTTGTTTTAAATGTTTTAGCAGCCATTGCTATAGGAATACTTATTTATGTAGTCACACAAAGAAGCTTGACCCCAATTCCAGACATGGCAGCAAAACTTGGAGAGGTAGCCAAAGGTGATTTTAGTAGGGTTGGTTTTGGAAAGGGGTACAGAAATAGAAAAGATGAAATTGGTCTTATCGCCCAGGCAATTATCAAGGTTGAAGAATTCACCCAAGGACTGGTAAAACAGATTAAAAGTTCAGCCGAAACCATTTATGAGGTTATAGGAAATCTTTTGAGTAATGTTGATGCTGTAAAGAAAAAGATTGACCTTCAGACCAATCAGGCAAATCAGATTGCAGCAGCGGTGGAGGAGATGAGTGCAACCATTGCAGATGTTGCTAAAAACGCTCATTATGCTCAAGAATTAGCCAATAAATCTCAAAAAGTATCAGAAGAAGGAGCAAGGTTAGCTGATGAGTCTATGGTAATAATCCATGAAACCACTCAAGCAACAGATGAACTTAAGAAAACCTTGGATACTTTAAACACAAGAGTAAACGAGATAGGAGATATCGTTGGTCTAATTAAAGACATAGCAGACCAGACAAACCTTCTTGCACTTAATGCAACGATAGAAGCAGCACGAGCTGGAGAGCATGGAAAAGGTTTTGCGGTGGTTGCAGGAGAGGTTAGAAAGCTTGCTGAAAAAACGATAAAGGCAACCGAAGATATTGCAAACAGAATTTTAGCCGTTCAACAAGAGTCTAAGAACTCTATGGACAATATGAATACTACGGTTGAAAAGGTAGGAAAGGCATTAGATGCTTTGACAAAAATTAAAGATGTTCTTGAAAATATTGCTCAATCAAGCATTCAGGTTAGGGATGCTATCAATCAAATAGCAGCAGCAACCGAAGAGCAGAGTGTAGCCAGCAATCAGGTTGCTCAGGCTGCCATTCAGTCAAGTCAGCTTGCTGTTGAGGTAAAAGAATTAAACGATAGGGTTGTCGAAGAGATAGAAGTACTTAAAAATGTTATTATGGAATTAAACAAGGCAATTGAAGGGGTTAAGGTGTAA
- a CDS encoding SDH family Clp fold serine proteinase translates to MFGIGDLFWIIFFAIAMQPFLRQKFLEIARQKAIEQIEKKRGSRVILLVHRQEKMSFFGFPLMRYIDINDSEEVIRAIHLTDKDVPIDIILHTPGGLVLASLQIALAIKKHPAKVTAFIPHYAMSGGTLIALACDEIVMDEHAVLGPVDPQIGEYPAASILRAVKRKPLEHIDDKTLILADVAEMALKQMKENLKLILNDRYPEEKITELAEVLSQGYFTHDYPITYEKALELGLPVSKDMPIEIYQLMKLFPQPTTTTSSVEYIPLPKKGKP, encoded by the coding sequence ATGTTTGGTATAGGAGACCTTTTCTGGATTATCTTTTTTGCCATTGCTATGCAACCTTTTTTAAGACAAAAGTTCTTAGAAATAGCCAGACAAAAAGCCATAGAACAAATCGAAAAAAAGAGAGGTTCAAGGGTTATTTTATTGGTTCATCGTCAAGAAAAGATGTCATTTTTTGGTTTTCCTCTGATGAGATACATCGATATCAACGATTCTGAAGAGGTAATAAGGGCCATACATCTTACAGATAAAGATGTTCCTATAGATATCATCCTTCACACTCCAGGAGGATTGGTTTTAGCCTCCCTTCAGATTGCCCTTGCTATAAAAAAACACCCGGCTAAGGTTACAGCCTTTATCCCTCATTATGCCATGAGTGGAGGAACCCTTATTGCTCTTGCCTGTGATGAAATAGTGATGGACGAACACGCTGTGCTTGGACCAGTAGATCCTCAAATAGGAGAGTATCCAGCCGCCTCTATTTTAAGGGCAGTTAAAAGAAAACCTTTAGAACATATCGACGATAAAACCTTAATTTTAGCAGACGTAGCTGAGATGGCTTTAAAACAGATGAAAGAAAACCTAAAACTGATCCTTAACGATAGATACCCTGAAGAAAAAATAACCGAATTAGCAGAAGTATTGTCTCAAGGATATTTTACTCATGACTATCCTATTACTTATGAAAAAGCCTTAGAATTAGGGCTACCGGTGAGTAAAGACATGCCTATAGAGATCTATCAACTCATGAAATTATTTCCTCAACCAACAACCACAACCTCTTCGGTAGAATATATACCTTTGCCTAAAAAAGGCAAACCTTAA
- a CDS encoding macro domain-containing protein — MKVYIDGCEVELVQGDITEQETEAIVNAANEELIPGGGVDGAIHRKGGPSILEEIRSKYKRCPTGEAVITKGGNLKAKYVIHTVGPIYKDGKSGEPELLKKAYQSALKLALDYGLNSVAFPALSTGAYGYPIKEAAEIALKTVCDFLKKHKAPQKIVFVLWKEEHFQIFAETLKSLISSKGV, encoded by the coding sequence ATGAAGGTTTATATTGATGGATGTGAAGTTGAATTAGTCCAAGGAGATATTACTGAACAAGAAACAGAAGCTATAGTTAACGCAGCTAACGAAGAACTTATTCCAGGGGGAGGGGTTGACGGAGCCATTCATAGAAAAGGTGGCCCCTCCATTCTTGAAGAAATTAGGTCTAAATATAAAAGATGTCCTACTGGTGAAGCAGTAATCACTAAAGGTGGTAATCTTAAGGCAAAATATGTTATTCATACAGTAGGTCCTATATATAAAGATGGAAAAAGTGGTGAACCTGAACTTCTTAAGAAGGCTTACCAAAGTGCTTTAAAATTAGCTTTAGATTATGGTCTCAACTCAGTTGCTTTTCCTGCTCTTAGCACAGGAGCCTATGGTTATCCTATTAAAGAGGCTGCAGAGATCGCCTTAAAAACAGTATGTGACTTTCTGAAAAAACATAAAGCCCCCCAAAAAATTGTGTTTGTCCTCTGGAAAGAAGAACATTTTCAAATATTCGCAGAAACATTGAAATCGCTGATATCTTCTAAAGGTGTTTAA
- the lptA gene encoding lipopolysaccharide transport periplasmic protein LptA — MEKVNRILLSLLGMWLIFLGINTSGVASEVNVTANKMEVMESEGIAVFTGKVQATRGDMKVFSDKLYVYYANQEEKKNVTKVVALGRVVIYKGKWKAYAEKAVYYKDQEKLVLEDNPKVWYDKNLIEGDIVVIYFNEDRSEVLSKNEGRVRAKFYLN, encoded by the coding sequence ATGGAAAAAGTAAACAGGATTTTACTCTCTTTATTAGGGATGTGGTTGATATTTTTAGGTATAAATACCTCAGGAGTGGCCTCTGAAGTAAACGTGACCGCCAATAAGATGGAGGTTATGGAAAGTGAAGGAATAGCGGTTTTTACAGGTAAGGTGCAAGCTACCCGAGGAGATATGAAAGTTTTTTCTGATAAGTTATATGTTTATTATGCTAATCAAGAAGAGAAGAAAAATGTAACCAAGGTGGTTGCTTTGGGAAGAGTAGTTATCTATAAAGGAAAATGGAAAGCCTATGCAGAAAAGGCGGTATACTATAAGGATCAAGAAAAGTTAGTTTTAGAGGATAATCCTAAAGTATGGTATGACAAAAATCTGATAGAGGGAGATATAGTAGTAATTTACTTCAATGAAGACAGGAGTGAGGTTTTGTCTAAAAACGAAGGAAGAGTAAGAGCCAAGTTCTACCTTAACTAA
- the rpoN gene encoding RNA polymerase factor sigma-54: protein MIELKNQLKLSQQLILTPQLKLLLKVLQLNTLELEEYIVQEAQTNPFLEIEYKDLAPKVSQDRDHIPEEVKLTDEIDLGTEEFLEKSLYLIEPQEEPEEPIWEKTLKAEDKLSDYLLWQFRMKEFTPVEYEIAQYIVGNLDEKGYLTVSSEELSKELNIAVEKVEKVRNVIKFLDPVGVASYDVKECLLTQLLFMGYKEESLPYVLIEKYFEQIPEGVDILSQKLGIEPLKIEEALEVIKHLEPYPARNFYVETSTYIEPDLRFYREDEEWKVEVLKEKSFKVRLNNFYLEYLKLKKKDPRFLKSKQFLKEKFKEAENLLKALDSRYSSLYKVGAAILTHQKEFLEKGIKYLKPLTLRMLAEETQLHESTISRIINRKYVQTPSGVFSLKFFFSSGYESSDGTSLSSKAVKDLIKQIISQENPEKPLSDNEVAKVLKSKYGVNIARRTVTKYREELQIPSVRERKKQNKR from the coding sequence ATGATAGAACTTAAAAACCAGTTAAAACTTAGTCAACAACTGATTTTAACCCCTCAACTAAAGCTCTTGTTAAAAGTCCTTCAACTTAACACCTTAGAATTAGAAGAATATATAGTACAAGAGGCTCAGACCAATCCTTTTTTAGAGATAGAATATAAAGATTTGGCTCCAAAAGTTAGTCAAGATAGAGACCATATACCTGAAGAAGTTAAACTAACAGATGAAATAGATTTAGGAACTGAGGAATTTTTAGAAAAGAGTTTATATCTTATAGAACCTCAAGAGGAACCGGAAGAGCCTATCTGGGAAAAAACCCTTAAGGCTGAAGACAAACTCAGTGATTATTTACTCTGGCAGTTTCGGATGAAAGAGTTTACTCCTGTCGAATACGAAATCGCCCAGTATATCGTAGGGAATCTTGATGAAAAAGGATATCTAACCGTTTCTTCTGAAGAACTATCTAAAGAGCTGAACATTGCTGTAGAGAAGGTAGAAAAAGTAAGAAATGTCATAAAGTTTTTAGACCCAGTAGGGGTAGCCTCTTACGATGTTAAAGAATGTTTACTTACTCAGCTTTTATTTATGGGTTACAAAGAAGAAAGTCTTCCTTATGTGCTGATAGAAAAATATTTTGAACAAATTCCTGAAGGAGTAGACATACTTTCTCAAAAGTTAGGTATAGAACCTTTAAAGATAGAAGAGGCTTTAGAGGTTATCAAACATCTTGAGCCCTATCCTGCCAGAAATTTTTATGTAGAAACTTCCACCTACATAGAACCAGACCTCAGGTTTTATAGGGAAGATGAAGAATGGAAGGTAGAGGTTCTCAAGGAAAAAAGCTTTAAGGTAAGATTAAATAACTTTTATTTAGAATACTTAAAATTAAAGAAAAAGGACCCCCGGTTTTTAAAGTCAAAACAGTTTTTAAAAGAGAAATTTAAAGAAGCGGAAAATTTGCTAAAGGCTTTAGACAGTAGATATTCAAGCCTTTATAAAGTTGGAGCAGCCATTTTGACACATCAAAAGGAGTTTTTAGAAAAAGGAATTAAATATTTAAAACCTCTTACTTTAAGGATGTTGGCTGAAGAAACCCAGTTGCATGAATCTACTATCAGTAGGATTATTAACCGCAAATATGTACAAACGCCTTCAGGAGTTTTTTCTCTTAAGTTTTTCTTTTCTTCAGGTTATGAATCTTCTGACGGAACAAGCCTTTCTTCTAAAGCAGTAAAAGACCTTATTAAACAGATCATTTCTCAAGAAAACCCTGAAAAACCTTTAAGTGATAACGAGGTGGCTAAAGTTTTAAAATCTAAATATGGGGTTAATATAGCAAGAAGAACGGTTACTAAATACAGAGAAGAACTTCAAATTCCCTCAGTTCGCGAAAGGAAAAAACAAAATAAGAGGTAA
- the folP gene encoding dihydropteroate synthase — translation MLSPLKIGSKIFDWQACPYFMGILNVTPDSFSDGGKFFGLKEAVLRAKELIEEGADIIDIGGESTRPFSEPVSEEEELKRVVPVVKAIREEFPDVVISVDTYKSRVAEEALKAGASMINDISAGCFDQRMVEVVKDFDCPYVIMHIKGTPKTMQENPQYKDVVKEVKEFLQNRIEFLVKKGISVEKIIVDPGLGFGKTFEHNLEILKRLDEFYSLGRPVLLGHSRKSFIGKVLNKPNPLDREGGTIGFSVWASLRGVHFLRVHRVDLNKDAVIMFKFLTQQKGG, via the coding sequence ATGTTATCTCCTTTAAAAATAGGCTCTAAAATTTTTGATTGGCAAGCTTGTCCTTATTTCATGGGAATTTTAAACGTAACCCCTGACTCTTTTTCAGATGGAGGGAAGTTTTTTGGTCTAAAAGAGGCGGTTTTAAGGGCTAAAGAGTTGATAGAAGAAGGAGCAGACATCATAGACATAGGGGGAGAATCAACCAGACCTTTTTCTGAGCCTGTAAGTGAAGAGGAAGAGCTAAAGAGGGTTGTACCTGTAGTTAAGGCAATCCGTGAAGAATTCCCAGACGTTGTCATCTCAGTAGACACTTATAAGAGTAGAGTAGCTGAGGAAGCTTTAAAAGCTGGAGCTTCGATGATAAATGACATAAGTGCAGGTTGTTTTGATCAAAGAATGGTTGAGGTAGTAAAAGATTTTGATTGCCCATATGTAATTATGCATATCAAAGGAACTCCCAAAACTATGCAAGAAAACCCCCAGTATAAAGATGTAGTAAAAGAAGTAAAAGAATTTTTGCAAAACCGGATAGAATTTTTAGTAAAAAAGGGAATTTCTGTAGAAAAGATCATCGTAGATCCTGGGTTAGGTTTTGGTAAAACCTTTGAACATAACTTAGAAATTTTAAAAAGATTAGACGAATTTTACAGTTTAGGAAGGCCTGTTCTTTTAGGGCACTCAAGAAAAAGTTTTATAGGAAAGGTTCTTAATAAACCTAATCCTTTGGACAGAGAGGGAGGGACAATCGGTTTTTCTGTTTGGGCTTCGTTAAGGGGAGTTCATTTTTTGAGGGTTCATCGAGTAGACCTTAATAAAGATGCTGTTATAATGTTTAAATTTTTAACGCAACAAAAAGGGGGATAA
- the ftsH gene encoding ATP-dependent zinc metalloprotease FtsH: MWQKGKTLLLWFFIGLLVLLAYNFFYNQTSLYTSNNISYTEFLEKVEKGEIKEVLIEGQKVSAKVSSSKEIITYIPEDKDLIPLLKEKGVKIVVKPDSQHSWFTTFLVSWLPFIVLILLWFLFIKQMQPGNKPFSFVKSRARLIKEGETKVTFKDVAGIEEAKEELQEVVEFLKNPQKFTKLGARIPKGILLVGPPGTGKTLLAKAIAGEAGVPFFSISGSDFVEMFVGVGAARVRDLFSQAKAHAPCIIFIDEIDAVGRQRGAGLGGGHDEREQTLNQLLVEMDGFDTAEGIVVLAATNRPDILDPALLRPGRFDRQVFVPPPDVNGREAILKLYARKFKVSPSLDLRSIAKATPGFTGANLENMLNEAALIAAKKGKEFIEQEDLEEAKDKILMGKERKGFMLSEEEKKIIAYHEAGHALVAYYLPDPDPVHKISIIPRGQALGVTQQLPLDDRHIYSEDYLLKKITVLLGGRVSEEVVFNSISTGAQDDIKKATQIAKKMVCEWGMSKKLGPLALGRGEDHIFLGKELLQIKDYSEETAKIIDEEIKEIVNRCYQKAKDIIHTYINNLHKVALVLLEEETIDAERFKLILETQNQ; encoded by the coding sequence ATGTGGCAAAAAGGAAAAACTTTGTTGCTTTGGTTTTTTATTGGATTGCTGGTTTTGTTAGCTTACAACTTTTTTTATAATCAAACTTCGTTATACACCTCTAACAACATCAGTTATACCGAGTTTCTCGAAAAAGTAGAAAAGGGTGAAATAAAAGAGGTACTAATAGAAGGGCAAAAAGTTTCTGCCAAAGTCTCTTCTTCTAAAGAAATAATTACTTATATTCCAGAGGATAAAGATTTAATCCCCCTGTTAAAAGAAAAGGGAGTTAAAATTGTAGTTAAACCAGACTCTCAACATAGTTGGTTTACTACCTTTCTTGTGTCCTGGCTTCCTTTCATTGTGCTAATTCTACTTTGGTTTTTGTTTATCAAACAGATGCAGCCTGGGAATAAACCCTTTAGTTTTGTAAAAAGCAGGGCACGTCTAATAAAAGAAGGGGAAACCAAAGTAACTTTTAAAGATGTAGCTGGGATAGAGGAGGCTAAAGAAGAATTACAGGAGGTAGTAGAGTTTTTAAAAAATCCTCAAAAGTTTACCAAATTAGGGGCACGTATCCCCAAAGGTATCTTGTTGGTAGGGCCTCCAGGTACAGGAAAAACTCTTCTTGCTAAAGCCATAGCTGGAGAGGCAGGAGTTCCTTTTTTTAGTATCAGTGGGTCAGATTTTGTAGAGATGTTTGTAGGTGTAGGAGCTGCGAGGGTAAGAGATTTATTTTCTCAAGCCAAAGCCCATGCACCTTGTATCATCTTTATAGACGAGATAGATGCCGTTGGTAGACAGAGGGGGGCAGGATTAGGTGGTGGACATGATGAAAGAGAACAAACTTTAAACCAGCTACTTGTAGAGATGGATGGGTTTGATACAGCAGAAGGGATAGTTGTGCTTGCTGCTACTAACAGACCTGACATTTTAGACCCAGCCCTTTTGAGACCTGGTAGATTTGACAGACAGGTTTTTGTACCTCCTCCAGACGTAAACGGAAGAGAGGCTATCTTAAAACTTTATGCTCGTAAGTTTAAGGTTTCTCCAAGCTTAGATTTAAGGTCTATCGCTAAAGCGACCCCTGGATTTACCGGAGCTAATTTAGAAAATATGCTTAACGAAGCAGCCCTTATTGCCGCTAAAAAAGGAAAAGAGTTTATCGAACAGGAAGATTTGGAAGAGGCTAAAGATAAAATTCTCATGGGTAAGGAAAGAAAAGGTTTTATGTTAAGCGAAGAAGAAAAAAAGATTATAGCCTATCATGAAGCAGGACATGCGTTGGTAGCTTATTATCTGCCTGACCCTGACCCAGTCCATAAGATAAGTATTATCCCCAGAGGACAAGCTTTAGGAGTAACCCAACAGCTGCCTTTAGATGATCGACACATTTATTCAGAAGACTATTTGCTTAAAAAAATAACCGTTCTTTTAGGAGGAAGAGTGAGTGAAGAAGTTGTTTTTAATTCCATAAGCACCGGGGCTCAAGATGATATAAAAAAAGCTACCCAGATCGCAAAAAAAATGGTTTGTGAATGGGGAATGAGTAAAAAATTAGGTCCATTAGCTTTAGGAAGGGGAGAAGATCATATTTTTCTCGGAAAAGAGCTTTTACAGATAAAAGATTATTCAGAGGAGACAGCAAAGATTATTGACGAAGAAATAAAAGAGATAGTAAATCGTTGTTATCAGAAAGCTAAGGATATTATACATACCTATATAAACAATCTTCATAAAGTTGCTCTGGTTTTATTAGAAGAAGAGACTATCGATGCTGAAAGGTTTAAACTTATTTTAGAAACTCAAAATCAATAG